TTATAACAAGAAATGCACTTTCGGATTTTCACGAAAATTGTGATGGCTGAATAAGAATCGTGTAAATTTTTAATTAGGTTTTGGCAATTGGGTTTAGTGGATATGTTTCAACTCTTTCCTTTTCAATTTGAAATTCTAATCCATGATCATCATCAACTTCATTCCTTTGATCTTACAAATATGTGTTTGTGTGTACGTGTGTTGTATGGCTACCTAAATGCTGGATTTATCCAACTGTTGCAGTGTGTTATGTTTCTGAATTACTCTCCTTTTGACTGTCGGTTGGATTTAGAGGTTTTATGTATAGAGGAAATGTAGGAATATCAATTACTGTGATCTCGATTATATCCCCTTTATACTTACGTTGacatttttttaaatgatttggTCTTGTCCAATTCGGTTCTTTAATGCTTCCCCAACAGTTACAATTTGTATTTAGAAATACTTAAATTTACTAAATTGTATAAAATATATTTACTACTACGATAAATACGTCTAGTTCAGGCtggttgagtttgttttgcaTCATTTTTTACGAGGTTCTACAGCCTGATATGTGATCTTGAAAATATTAATCTTGATGGGGAATAAAGCTCAGTTTTTACTGTCTACTAAACTGCTATGACTTTCTTGTTTTTAAACTATCATGTTCCTTGTAAGTTTGATTAACATTGAATGTCGGCATAAGCACACACAACTGGGTACCAAATTTCTAGCAATTATGAATAGGCTTGCGGTAGGTTCTCCAGTGGTCAGGTGTGTTTTATTTGTTTTTAGCCTTGTAACTTGGGTATGTGCTTTACGCTTGTGGCCTTGTGACTTGGGGACACCTTAGAGCATAGTTTTAAAGTGGCAATTAGATTTCAGAATTACCTTAAAGGATGCTGGAGATCTTAAGGGATAACTGATGCAAAAGGTAAATAGGTAGTGGGATAGAAAAGTCACAGGCTTTTGGTGGTTTAGAACTTAGAAGTCTATTTGGCTATATGGAAAACTATTTAGTTGGATAAAGAAGAGCATCACATTTCTCTCGTATTAGGATACTATTCATGTTGATTTGGTAtctattatatttttttaacattttctttttctattCTAATGGGTAAGAAAGTTAGGGCTGCCGAAGTTCCCGCGAACCTTACATAGGCAATGGGGATAGGGTATATCGAACATGCTAGTAGTCGAAAGTGCCAAGTATACCTTAATTGAATTTATTTTGCAAGCTAATGTGGGATAAGTGCTCCATCTATATGCCTTTTATTGAAATTACTCGTGCTTCCGATTCAAGATAGGACTTTATATGTCGGTCTTATTATTATAACAAAACTTTACTTTCATATTCATCCTTCTTATAAATGTCATAGCGTTCCCAATCATGGTCCCCTTTATATATAGAATGTTTCCAAATCCTTTTAGTTGATGGACCATTTACTTCAAACAATTTGATACAAGTATTAGAAAATGGGAGTTTGTATGTCATGTGTTGATATGTCTAATTGTGAAATTACATTTTCTCTGTGAAATTTAATTATCAATCGGCTTGTGGTGGGTTAACAGGATTGTGGCCTTGTGACTCATCCTTCCAATTTTAGATATGACTTTATATGTTGGTCTCATGATTATGACAAAACTTTACTTTCATATACATCCTTTTTATAAATGTCATAGCATTCCCATTCAGGGTCCCCTTTATATATAGAATGTTTCCAAATCCTTTTAGTTGATGGACCATTTACTTCAAAGAATTCGATACAAGTATTAGATAAATGGGAGTCTGTACGTCATGTGTTGATATGTCTCATTGTGAAATTTGATTTTCAAGTTTATGTAGGGTGTCATGGCCTCGGAGAGGGAAGATTTCGAAACTTCAGGACCATTACACCTGACAAACTTTGACTGGTACGACCTCTTGTAGcatttttaacattttttatGATATGTTGATTTGTATAAGATTGTTCCCTTTGACATTTTCTTAGATAAAAAAGACTGTTTCTTTACACTAAACTATAGCAATAGGTGTTATTTACACAACCACCAAACGTTGAagtaaaataaaagaaaaaggaaagatACAAATAAGAAGCTATGATGTATTATAACCTATAATAGTGCTAGTAAGTTTCATCATTTATTTATTGTAACGATATAGCTTATCTGCATAGGTAAATGCAAAATATCTATATTATTTGTTCCATTTGCACTATCGTGGCTTGTTATGTTTGTGCTTCAATAAATATCAACTCAATGCAAGACAAGTAAATGTTTCCTTGTGCAGGACCAATGTGGAGCACCAAAGGATTATAGCTGCCTGTTTGGTCCAGAGTGTGTATATTTTGGAGCTGGATCGTTATGAAAATCGGGAAGGTTCACAAGCTCTTGCTAATCCTTGGTGGGAATTCTTTCATTTTAAGTTATACAGTAAGCTTTTTGATGATGTTGATTCATCTATATTTGGTGCGATATTTGAACTTGATCTCCAATCAGCAGAAGGCAGCCTCTCAAAAAGTGAAATGCCTTATTATGTAGTTGCCTTTAGGGGAACCATTACGAAAGGGGCTGCTTTTGCACGTGATGTTCAATTGGACATTGATGTTGTCCGAAACGGACTTCACCGTTCATCACGCTTTGAAGTAGCTGTTCAAGCTGTTGAAAACCTGGTTGCTGCAGTTGGACATTCGACTCTATGGTTATCTGGCCATTCTCTTGGGGCAGCTATGGCACTGCTTGCAGGAAAGAATATGGCCAAAAAGGGCATATTTCTTGAAACTTTTCTGTTCAATCCCCCATACTTTTCTGCACCtattgagagaatacaagataagaaGGTGAAACATGGAATACGATTTGCAGGCAGTGTAATCACTGCAGGGCTTGCTTTTGGTATGAAGGTAAGGCAAGAGATCAATGGTCAACAACAAAATAATAATCAGGCAAAAGATCCGTTTGATGC
This sequence is a window from Apium graveolens cultivar Ventura chromosome 9, ASM990537v1, whole genome shotgun sequence. Protein-coding genes within it:
- the LOC141684200 gene encoding GDSL esterase/lipase At4g10955-like isoform X2, whose translation is MASEREDFETSGPLHLTNFDWTNVEHQRIIAACLVQSVYILELDRYENREGSQALANPWWEFFHFKLYIAFRGTITKGAAFARDVQLDIDVVRNGLHRSSRFEVAVQAVENLVAAVGHSTLWLSGHSLGAAMALLAGKNMAKKGIFLETFLFNPPYFSAPIERIQDKKVKHGIRFAGSVITAGLAFGMKVRQEINGQQQNNNQAKDPFDALSAWLPRLYVNPGDHICSEYIGYFEHRRNMEDIGAGVIEKFATKHSMTGLFMSAIGKETEEPLHLIPSAKVIANLSPSKDFKEAHGIKQWWKSNLDLKVTDYRFK
- the LOC141684200 gene encoding GDSL esterase/lipase At4g10955-like isoform X1, whose amino-acid sequence is MASEREDFETSGPLHLTNFDWTNVEHQRIIAACLVQSVYILELDRYENREGSQALANPWWEFFHFKLYSKLFDDVDSSIFGAIFELDLQSAEGSLSKSEMPYYVVAFRGTITKGAAFARDVQLDIDVVRNGLHRSSRFEVAVQAVENLVAAVGHSTLWLSGHSLGAAMALLAGKNMAKKGIFLETFLFNPPYFSAPIERIQDKKVKHGIRFAGSVITAGLAFGMKVRQEINGQQQNNNQAKDPFDALSAWLPRLYVNPGDHICSEYIGYFEHRRNMEDIGAGVIEKFATKHSMTGLFMSAIGKETEEPLHLIPSAKVIANLSPSKDFKEAHGIKQWWKSNLDLKVTDYRFK